A single window of Rhodococcus jostii RHA1 DNA harbors:
- a CDS encoding ABC transporter permease: protein MLWYVGRRLLQMIPVFLGATFLIYAMVFLLPGDPIAALAGDKALSPAVAAQLRERYHLDEPFLTQYLLYLKGIFTLDFGTSFSGRAVSEVLAQAFPITIKLSLMALAIEGIFGVGFGLWAGLRKGGIFDSSVLLVSLLIIAIPIFVIGFLAQFFVGVKWGLVPPTVGGNTSFKNLLLPAFVLGSVSFAYVLRLTRTSVAENLTADYVRTATAKGLSRRRVVQVHVLRNSLIPVVTFLGADLATLMGGAIVTEGIFNINGVGGTIYQAVTRGEAPTVVSFVTVLIVIYLLANLLVDLLYAALDPRIRYV, encoded by the coding sequence ATGCTCTGGTACGTCGGTCGCCGTTTGCTCCAGATGATCCCCGTTTTTCTCGGGGCCACGTTCCTGATCTACGCGATGGTGTTCCTGCTGCCCGGAGACCCCATCGCCGCGCTGGCCGGCGACAAGGCACTCAGCCCCGCGGTGGCGGCCCAACTCCGTGAGCGATACCACCTCGACGAGCCGTTCCTGACGCAGTACCTCCTGTATCTGAAGGGCATCTTCACCCTCGACTTCGGTACGTCCTTCTCCGGCCGCGCCGTCAGTGAGGTTCTGGCGCAGGCATTCCCGATCACCATCAAGTTGTCCCTGATGGCACTCGCCATCGAGGGGATCTTCGGGGTCGGCTTCGGCCTGTGGGCCGGACTCCGCAAGGGCGGCATCTTCGACAGTTCCGTCCTCCTCGTGAGCCTGCTGATCATCGCGATCCCGATCTTCGTCATCGGCTTCCTGGCCCAGTTCTTCGTCGGCGTGAAATGGGGGCTGGTGCCGCCGACGGTCGGGGGGAACACCAGTTTCAAGAATCTGCTGCTGCCCGCGTTCGTCCTCGGGTCGGTGTCGTTCGCGTATGTACTCCGGCTCACCCGGACTTCGGTCGCCGAGAACCTCACCGCCGACTACGTGAGAACCGCCACGGCCAAGGGCCTTTCGCGGCGCCGCGTGGTGCAGGTGCACGTGCTGCGGAACTCGCTGATCCCGGTGGTCACGTTCCTGGGCGCCGACCTCGCCACCCTGATGGGCGGCGCGATCGTCACGGAGGGCATCTTCAACATCAACGGTGTCGGCGGCACGATCTATCAGGCGGTCACCCGCGGTGAGGCGCCGACGGTGGTGTCCTTCGTGACGGTGCTGATCGTCATCTATCTGCTCGCCAACCTGCTCGTCGACCTCCTGTACGCCGCGCTCGACCCGAGGATTCGCTATGTCTGA
- a CDS encoding ABC transporter permease: MSEKVENESPRTGDRKTRQAHFVAPEEVAAPGETDAVHIDQPPTSMWSDAWRDLRKRPLFLVATVIIVVVIAVAAFPGLFTGTDPRFCDLAFSMQGPSSGHWFGFDKQGCDIYSRTIYGARASVLVGVGVTSIVLVVGVVFGAVAGYYGGWADSLLSRVADIFFGIPLILAAIVLMQLFANRTIWTLIVVLALFGWPQMARIARGAVISAKNNDYVMASRALGVSNMRTLVRHVLPNSLAPIIVIATISLGIYIVAEATLSFLGIGLPSTEISWGGDISTAQVTLRQGSPILFYPATALAITVLGFIMMGDALRDALDPKARKR, translated from the coding sequence ATGTCTGAGAAAGTGGAGAACGAGTCGCCTCGGACGGGCGACCGGAAGACCCGGCAGGCGCATTTCGTGGCACCCGAAGAAGTGGCGGCGCCGGGAGAGACCGACGCCGTCCACATCGACCAGCCGCCGACGAGCATGTGGTCGGATGCGTGGCGGGACCTCCGCAAACGTCCGCTGTTCCTGGTCGCCACGGTGATCATCGTGGTGGTGATCGCCGTTGCGGCTTTCCCCGGTCTGTTCACCGGCACCGATCCCAGGTTCTGCGATCTCGCGTTCAGCATGCAGGGGCCGTCGTCGGGGCACTGGTTCGGATTCGACAAGCAGGGCTGCGACATCTATTCCCGCACGATCTACGGGGCGCGGGCGTCGGTGCTGGTGGGTGTCGGGGTCACGTCGATCGTGCTCGTCGTGGGCGTGGTGTTCGGTGCGGTCGCCGGGTACTACGGCGGCTGGGCCGACTCGCTGCTGTCCCGGGTGGCCGACATCTTCTTCGGCATCCCGCTCATCCTCGCCGCGATCGTCCTGATGCAGCTGTTCGCCAACCGCACCATCTGGACGCTGATCGTCGTCCTCGCCCTGTTCGGCTGGCCTCAGATGGCGAGAATCGCTCGCGGCGCAGTGATCTCGGCGAAGAACAACGACTACGTGATGGCGTCGCGGGCGCTCGGGGTGTCGAACATGCGCACCCTCGTCCGGCACGTGCTGCCCAACTCCCTCGCCCCAATCATCGTGATCGCGACCATCTCGCTTGGCATCTACATCGTGGCCGAGGCGACGCTGTCTTTCCTCGGCATCGGTCTGCCGTCCACCGAGATCTCCTGGGGCGGAGACATCAGCACCGCCCAGGTCACGCTGCGTCAGGGGTCGCCGATCCTCTTCTATCCGGCGACCGCGCTGGCGATCACGGTGCTCGGTTTCATCATGATGGGCGACGCTCTGCGGGACGCGCTCGATCCCAAGGCCAGGAAGAGGTGA
- a CDS encoding dipeptide ABC transporter ATP-binding protein gives MSAVSTNEPAGPQNSADEVPLLEIRDLEVSFQSHSGLVPAVRGVSLTVYPGQTVAIVGESGSGKSTTAHAIINLLPGTGKVTGGRILFEGQDLAEASEREFVALRGQKIGLVPQDPMSNLNPVWKVGFQIEEALEANGIAKGKAAKARAAELLEEAGLADAEDRLGQYPHEFSGGMRQRALIAIGLSARPQLLIADEPTSALDVTVQRQILDHLDGLTNELGTAVLLITHDLGLAAERAEHLIVMSKGRVVEAGPALEILQRPRHPYTRKLVAAAPSLASQRRSSSLARADIREHALEVVGEAEQHGEIGVEFGNATDDVVVATGLTKVFKIRHGLRKSTDFTAVDDVSFAVRRGTTTAIVGESGSGKSTVAQMVLGLLAPTSGNVVFDGKDVATLDRRETLAFRRRVQPIFQNPYGTLDPMYSIFRTVEEPLRTHKVGTKAEREARVRDLLDKVALPASVMRRFPNELSGGQRQRVAIARALALQPEMVVCDEAVSALDVLVQDQILTLLNDLQAELGLTYLFITHDLAVVRQIADDVLVMSTGAIVEKATTDEVFTSPKEEYTRKLLDAIPGGSIRLGA, from the coding sequence GTGAGCGCGGTGTCCACGAACGAACCAGCCGGACCGCAGAATTCGGCCGACGAGGTGCCGCTGCTCGAGATCCGGGACCTGGAAGTGTCGTTCCAGTCCCATTCCGGGCTCGTGCCCGCGGTGCGCGGTGTCAGCCTCACGGTGTATCCCGGGCAGACGGTGGCGATCGTCGGCGAGTCCGGTTCGGGCAAGTCCACGACCGCCCACGCGATCATCAACCTGCTGCCCGGAACGGGAAAGGTGACCGGCGGCCGGATCCTGTTCGAGGGGCAGGACCTCGCGGAGGCGTCCGAGCGCGAGTTCGTCGCGCTGCGCGGTCAGAAGATCGGCCTCGTCCCGCAGGACCCGATGTCCAACCTCAACCCGGTGTGGAAGGTCGGCTTCCAGATCGAGGAGGCGTTGGAAGCCAACGGGATCGCGAAGGGCAAGGCCGCGAAGGCGCGTGCCGCCGAGCTGCTCGAGGAGGCCGGACTCGCCGACGCCGAGGACCGCCTGGGCCAGTATCCGCACGAGTTCTCCGGCGGCATGCGCCAGCGCGCCCTCATCGCCATCGGGCTGTCGGCCCGCCCGCAACTGCTGATCGCGGACGAGCCCACGTCGGCACTCGACGTCACGGTCCAACGCCAGATCCTCGACCATCTGGACGGTCTCACCAACGAGCTGGGTACCGCGGTCCTGCTCATCACCCACGACCTCGGCCTGGCCGCCGAGCGGGCCGAGCACCTGATCGTCATGAGCAAGGGGCGGGTGGTCGAGGCGGGGCCGGCGCTGGAGATCCTGCAGCGGCCGCGCCACCCGTACACCCGGAAGCTGGTGGCCGCGGCGCCGTCGCTGGCGTCGCAACGCCGGAGTTCTTCACTGGCCCGGGCGGACATCCGGGAGCACGCCCTCGAGGTGGTGGGCGAGGCCGAACAGCACGGCGAGATCGGCGTCGAGTTCGGCAACGCCACCGACGACGTGGTCGTCGCCACCGGACTGACCAAGGTGTTCAAGATCCGGCACGGGCTACGGAAGTCCACCGACTTCACCGCGGTCGACGACGTCTCCTTCGCGGTCCGGCGCGGAACGACAACGGCCATCGTCGGCGAGTCGGGGTCGGGCAAGTCGACGGTCGCGCAGATGGTCCTCGGGCTTCTCGCGCCGACGTCGGGGAATGTCGTGTTCGACGGCAAGGACGTCGCGACGCTGGACCGCCGGGAGACGCTCGCGTTCCGTCGCCGGGTGCAGCCGATCTTCCAGAACCCGTACGGCACGCTCGACCCGATGTACTCGATCTTCCGCACCGTCGAGGAGCCCCTCCGCACCCACAAGGTGGGGACGAAGGCGGAGCGGGAAGCGCGGGTCCGCGACCTGCTGGACAAGGTGGCGCTGCCGGCGTCGGTGATGCGGAGGTTCCCGAACGAGCTGTCCGGTGGCCAGCGGCAGCGGGTGGCGATCGCCCGGGCGCTGGCGCTGCAGCCGGAGATGGTGGTGTGCGACGAGGCGGTGTCGGCGCTCGACGTGCTGGTCCAGGACCAGATCCTGACCCTGCTGAACGACCTGCAGGCGGAGCTGGGGTTGACGTACCTGTTCATCACCCACGACCTGGCGGTGGTGCGGCAGATCGCCGACGACGTGCTCGTCATGTCCACTGGCGCGATCGTGGAGAAAGCGACCACGGATGAGGTCTTCACGTCACCGAAGGAGGAGTACACGCGGAAGCTGCTGGACGCGATTCCGGGCGGATCGATCCGGCTCGGCGCCTGA